The Streptomyces tubercidicus DNA segment CCGGGCGGCGGGCGTACGGGCGTGCTCCAGCCATTCGGGCGAGGGGCCGGCCGCGGGGTCCGGCGCCATCAGCAGCTGCAGGCTGTCGCCGTCGTGCAGGACCGTGGCGAGGGTGGCGAGCCGGCCGTTGACGCGCGCGCCGATGCAGCAGTGCGCCGCCTCGCCGTGCCGTTCGTAGGCGGCGTCCACGCAACTCGCCCCGGCGGGCAGACCGATGACACCCCCTGTGCCGTCCGGCGGGGCGTCGGTGCAGAAGACGGTGATCTCCCGGTCCTGGGCGAGATCGTCCCGCAGTGAGGTCCAGAACGTGTCCGGGTCGGGGGTGGTGCGCTGCCACTCCAGCAGCCGGGAGAGCCATCCGGGGCGGGTCGGGTCGGCCCGCTCGCCCTCGGGGGCGTCCACGCCGTCCGTGGGGGCGTAGGGGTTGCCGAGCGCGATCACCCCGGCCTCGGCGACCCGGTGCATCTGGTGCGTACGGATCAGGGTCTCGGCTACCTCGCCGGACGGGCCGGTGACCGCGGTGTGCAGCGACTGGTAGAGGTTGAACTTGGGGGCCGCGATGAAGTCCTTGAACTCGGAGATCACCGGGGTGAAGCAGGTGTGCAGCTCACCGAGGACGGCGTAACAGTCGGCGTCCTCGGCGACCAGCACCAGCAGCCGCCCCAGGTCGGCACCGGTCAGCGCCCCGCGCGCCAGGCGCACCCGGTGGACGGAGACGAAGTGCCGGGACCGGACGAGAACTTCGGCGTCGATACCGGCCTCGTCGAGGACCGTGCGCACCCGCTGCGCGAGGGCGGCGAGCGGATCGGGCCGGGCGGAGTACTCCATGACCAGGGCCCGGGTGGTGGCGTACTCCTCGGGATGCAGGATCGCGAAGACCAGGTCCTCCAGCTCGGCCTTCAGCGCCTGGACGCCGAGGCGTTCGGCGAGCGGGATCAGCACATCGCGGGTCACCTTGGCGATCCGGGCCTGCTTCTCGGGGCGCATCACGCCGAGGGTGCGCATGTTGTGCAGCCGGTCGGCGAGCTTGATCGACATCACCCGGACGTCATTGCCGGTCGCCACCAGCATCTTGCGGAAGGTCTCCGGTTCGGCGGCCGCGCCGTAGTCGACCTTCTCCAGTTTGGTGACCCCGTCGACGAGATAGCAGACCTCGGCGCCGAACAGCTCCCGCACCTGATCCAGCGTCACTTCCGTGTCCTCGACGGTGTCGTGGAGCAGGGAGGCGGTCAAGGTCGTGGTCTCCGCGCCGAGTTCGGCGAGGATGAGGGTCACCGCGAGCGGGTGGGTGATGTACGGCTCGCCGCTCTTGCGCAGCTGGCCGCGGTGCGAGGACTCGGCGAGCAGATAGGCCCTGGTGAGGGTGTCCAGGTCGGCGTCGGGGTGGTGGCCGCGGTGCACCTTGGCGACGTGTTCGAGGGCGTGCGGGAGGCCGTCGCGCGGGTCCGCGCCGAGCAGTGCGGCGCGGCCGATGCGGCGCAAACCTCTGAGTTCCAGTCTGCGGCGGCCGCGCTTGCGGCCCGCTGCTCCAGGATTACCAGGGTTAGTGGCCTCTGCGCTCATGGGCACCTCCGGCAGCGTCGACCGGCGGTGGGGCGCGTCAGTTCGGGCGTCCGGGCCGGTGCTTGATGCTACCGAGCCCATCACGCACCGCTGTCCGCCTCTCGCTCAGCGTGAAGCGGATCACCCGTTCGAGCGAATCTTTTGGCCGGAACCCTCCTCGGAGCGGGCCCGGGGCCCGGTACGGCGGCGGCGCGCGTCAGGCGAGCGCGGCGGCCAGCCAGGCGGCGTCGAAGGTGCCCTCGGCGACGATCTCGGCCGGGCCGGTCATCTCGACCGTGCCGTCGGGGCGCTCGGTGATCGAGAGGCTGCCGCCGAGCACATCGACCCGGTATGTGGCGGGCGTACCGGTCTCCGCGGGGTCCAGACCGTCCCGGCGGGCGGTGGCGACGGCGACCGCGCAGGCGCCGGTGCCGCAGGAGCGGGTCTCGCCCGAGCCGCGTTCGTGCACCCGCATCGCCACATGGCGCGGCCCGCGGTCGACGACGAACTCGACGTTCACGCCGTCGGGATAAACCGACGCTGGGCTGAACGGCGGTACGGCCAGCAGGTCACCGGCGTGGGCCAGATCCTCGACAAAGGCGACCGCGTGCGGATTGCCCATGTTCACGTTGCGGGCCGGCCAGCTGCGGCCGCCGAGGGTGACGACGACGCCCTCCGCGGGGAGTTCGGCCCGGCCCATGGAGACCGTGACATCGCCGGTCTTGGCGAGGTGCACACGGCGTACGCCGGCGCGGGTGGCGATCGCGAGGTCACCGGCCTCGACCAGACCGGCGTGCAGCAGATAGCGGGCGAAGACGCGGACGCCGTTGCCGCACATCTCGGCGATCGAGCCGTCGCCGTTGCGGTAGTCCATGAACCACTCGGCCTCGTCGGCCAGGTCGCGCGCCTCGGGGTGCGCGGCGGAGCGTACGACGCGCAGCAGGCCGTCGCCGCCGAGACCGGCCCGCCGGTCGCAGATCCTGGCGACGGCGGTCGCGGACAGATCGAGCCGGCCGTCCGGGTCGGGGACGATCACAAAGTCGTTCTCGGTGCCGTGGCCCTTGAGGAAGGCGAGGCGCTGCGTGCTGGTCACTGTTGCATCGTACGGGGAGGGTGGGGGTGTGGGGGTACGGGGCCGGGGGCCGTGGCCCGGCTGGGGGAGGGCTTCCCGCGGGAGAGGGCGTCCGGGGCGGCAGGGGGCTCGGTCCCGGGCCGCAGGGGCTTTGCCTCGGGCCGCAGGGGCTCGGTCCCGGGCCGCAGGGTGCTGACTACACCCGCCCACCCCCCGAAGGGGGGTGGGCGGCGGGGAAAAAACAGGCGGCGCGGAAGAACGGGCGGCGCGGAAAGCAGGCAGCGCGGAAAGACCGCCCGCTACCCCCTCACCGCAGCCGTGCCACCCGCCAGATGGCCAGTGATGCCGGAAGGGCCACCAGGACGGCGTAGATCAGCACCACGCGCCAGCAGGCGCGGCGGCCGGAGCCCTGTGCGGGGAGGCCGGGCCAGGTGCAGCCGACGCGGCGGGCGGCCATCATGCCCCAGCCCGCGGCGCAGCAGCACAGCAGCAGGCCGAGCATCGCGATCATCGCGCCGCCGTCGCCGCCCAGCTCGAAGGCGAGGGGGAAGGCGAACATCAGCGAGCCGAGCGCGGCGAGCACC contains these protein-coding regions:
- a CDS encoding RelA/SpoT family protein — protein: MSAEATNPGNPGAAGRKRGRRRLELRGLRRIGRAALLGADPRDGLPHALEHVAKVHRGHHPDADLDTLTRAYLLAESSHRGQLRKSGEPYITHPLAVTLILAELGAETTTLTASLLHDTVEDTEVTLDQVRELFGAEVCYLVDGVTKLEKVDYGAAAEPETFRKMLVATGNDVRVMSIKLADRLHNMRTLGVMRPEKQARIAKVTRDVLIPLAERLGVQALKAELEDLVFAILHPEEYATTRALVMEYSARPDPLAALAQRVRTVLDEAGIDAEVLVRSRHFVSVHRVRLARGALTGADLGRLLVLVAEDADCYAVLGELHTCFTPVISEFKDFIAAPKFNLYQSLHTAVTGPSGEVAETLIRTHQMHRVAEAGVIALGNPYAPTDGVDAPEGERADPTRPGWLSRLLEWQRTTPDPDTFWTSLRDDLAQDREITVFCTDAPPDGTGGVIGLPAGASCVDAAYERHGEAAHCCIGARVNGRLATLATVLHDGDSLQLLMAPDPAAGPSPEWLEHARTPAARLAIGRWLAGPGESCARPAGPREGLTAAVPDRRATEPDHPGADPVAPASVLAVADLPGAAVRLAGCCTPVPPDAVTGFAVRGGTVTVHRALCPVVARMAATGRQPVGVRWRGAGQGGHGCRVTLLAEAFCRPQLLADLTEVIASQGAAVVSAAVEPPHEQRVRHTYTLHLPNAAGLPSLMRAMRQVPGVFDVLRAGRARQPAALRP
- the dapF gene encoding diaminopimelate epimerase translates to MTSTQRLAFLKGHGTENDFVIVPDPDGRLDLSATAVARICDRRAGLGGDGLLRVVRSAAHPEARDLADEAEWFMDYRNGDGSIAEMCGNGVRVFARYLLHAGLVEAGDLAIATRAGVRRVHLAKTGDVTVSMGRAELPAEGVVVTLGGRSWPARNVNMGNPHAVAFVEDLAHAGDLLAVPPFSPASVYPDGVNVEFVVDRGPRHVAMRVHERGSGETRSCGTGACAVAVATARRDGLDPAETGTPATYRVDVLGGSLSITERPDGTVEMTGPAEIVAEGTFDAAWLAAALA